Proteins encoded by one window of Antechinus flavipes isolate AdamAnt ecotype Samford, QLD, Australia chromosome 4, AdamAnt_v2, whole genome shotgun sequence:
- the TFAP2B gene encoding transcription factor AP-2-beta isoform X1 has product MHSPPREQAAIMLWKLVENVKYEDIYEMLVHTYSAMDRHDGVPSHSSRLSQLGSVSQGPYSSAPPLSHTPSSDFQPPYFPPPYQPLPYHQSQDPYSHVNDPYSLNPLHQPQQHPWGQRQRQEVGSEAGSLLPQPRAALPQLSGLDPRRDYHSVRRPDVLLHSAHHGLDSGMGDSLSLHGIGHPGMEDVQSVEDANNSGMNLLDQSVIKKVPVPPKSVTSLMMNKDGFLGGMSVNTGEVFCSVPGRLSLLSSTSKYKVTVGEVQRRLSPPECLNASLLGGVLRRAKSKNGGRSLRERLEKIGLNLPAGRRKAANVTLLTSLVEGEAVHLARDFGYICETEFPAKAVSEYLNRQHTDPSDLHSRKNMLLATKQLCKEFTDLLAQDRTPIGNSRPSPILEPGIQSCLTHFSLITHGFGAPAICAALTALQNYLTEALKGMDKMFLNNSTTNRHTSGEGPGSKTGDKEEKHRK; this is encoded by the exons ATGCACTCACCTCCTAGAGAACAGGCTGCCATCATGCTCTGGAAACTGGTTGAAAATGTCAAGTACGAAGATATCTATGAG ATGTTAGTCCACACCTATTCAGCCATG GACCGGCATGATGGAGTCCCCAGCCACAGTTCTAGGCTGTCCCAGCTGGGTTCAGTGTCCCAGGGACCCTATTCAAGCGCCCCTCCGTTGTCTCACACTCCGTCCTCGGATTTCCAGCCGCCCTATTTCCCACCCCCCTACCAGCCGCTTCCCTATCATCAGAGCCAGGACCCTTATTCCCACGTTAATGACCCCTACTCCTTGAATCCCTTGCACCAACCCCAGCAACATCCTTGggggcagaggcagaggcaagaAGTGGGGTCAGAAGCCGGCTCTCTCCTGCCACAGCCTCGGGCCGCCTTGCCACAGCTCTCGGGACTGGACCCTAGGAGGGACTACCATTCAGTCAGGCGGCCTGATGTGCTGTTACACTCGGCCCACCACGGACTGGACTCCGGCATGGGGGATAGTCTCTCCTTGCATGGCATCGGACACCCAGGAATGGAAGACGTTCAG TCAGTTGAAGATGCCAATAACAGCGGCATGAATCTATTGGACCAGTCTGTCATTAAAAAAG ttccAGTTCCTCCCAAATCTGTGACTTCGCTAATGATGAATAAAGATGGTTTCCTGGGAGGGATGTCGGTTAATACAGGAGAGGTGTTTTGTTCTGTTCCTGGTCGTTTGTCTCTGCTCAGTTCAACCTCAAAGTATAAAGTGACGGTGGGAGAAGTTCAAAGACGACTCTCCCCTCCAGAATGCTTAAACGCTTCTCTTCTCGGCGGAGTCCTGCGAAG AGCCAAATCGAAAAATGGGGGGAGATCTTTGCGAGAAAGGCTAGAAAAAATCGGTTTGAATTTACCCGCGGGCAGGCGCAAAGCCGCAAATGTCACTTTACTCACCTCCCTGGTGGAAG GAGAAGCTGTTCATTTAGCTCGGGATTTTGGGTACATTTGCGAAACTGAATTTCCCGCCAAAGCTGTTTCGGAATATCTAAACCGGCAGCACACCGATCCAAGTGATCTGCACTCCCGAAAGAATATGCTCCTGGCTACAAA GCAACTGTGtaaagaatttacagacctgcTCGCCCAGGATAGGACACCTATTGGAAACAGTAGGCCCAGCCCCATTTTGGAACCCGGGATTCAGAGCTGCTTGACCCATTTCAGCCTCATCACCCATGGTTTTGGGGCTCCAGCTATCTGCGCTGCCCTCACAGCACTGCAGAACTACCTGACAGAGGCTCTCAAAGGCATGGACAAGATGTTTTTGAACAACAGCACCACTAACAGGCACACATCTGGGGAAGGACCAGGTAGTAAAACTGGAGACAAGGAggaaaaacacagaaaatga
- the TFAP2B gene encoding transcription factor AP-2-beta isoform X2: MHSPPREQAAIMLWKLVENVKYEDIYEDRHDGVPSHSSRLSQLGSVSQGPYSSAPPLSHTPSSDFQPPYFPPPYQPLPYHQSQDPYSHVNDPYSLNPLHQPQQHPWGQRQRQEVGSEAGSLLPQPRAALPQLSGLDPRRDYHSVRRPDVLLHSAHHGLDSGMGDSLSLHGIGHPGMEDVQSVEDANNSGMNLLDQSVIKKVPVPPKSVTSLMMNKDGFLGGMSVNTGEVFCSVPGRLSLLSSTSKYKVTVGEVQRRLSPPECLNASLLGGVLRRAKSKNGGRSLRERLEKIGLNLPAGRRKAANVTLLTSLVEGEAVHLARDFGYICETEFPAKAVSEYLNRQHTDPSDLHSRKNMLLATKQLCKEFTDLLAQDRTPIGNSRPSPILEPGIQSCLTHFSLITHGFGAPAICAALTALQNYLTEALKGMDKMFLNNSTTNRHTSGEGPGSKTGDKEEKHRK, from the exons ATGCACTCACCTCCTAGAGAACAGGCTGCCATCATGCTCTGGAAACTGGTTGAAAATGTCAAGTACGAAGATATCTATGAG GACCGGCATGATGGAGTCCCCAGCCACAGTTCTAGGCTGTCCCAGCTGGGTTCAGTGTCCCAGGGACCCTATTCAAGCGCCCCTCCGTTGTCTCACACTCCGTCCTCGGATTTCCAGCCGCCCTATTTCCCACCCCCCTACCAGCCGCTTCCCTATCATCAGAGCCAGGACCCTTATTCCCACGTTAATGACCCCTACTCCTTGAATCCCTTGCACCAACCCCAGCAACATCCTTGggggcagaggcagaggcaagaAGTGGGGTCAGAAGCCGGCTCTCTCCTGCCACAGCCTCGGGCCGCCTTGCCACAGCTCTCGGGACTGGACCCTAGGAGGGACTACCATTCAGTCAGGCGGCCTGATGTGCTGTTACACTCGGCCCACCACGGACTGGACTCCGGCATGGGGGATAGTCTCTCCTTGCATGGCATCGGACACCCAGGAATGGAAGACGTTCAG TCAGTTGAAGATGCCAATAACAGCGGCATGAATCTATTGGACCAGTCTGTCATTAAAAAAG ttccAGTTCCTCCCAAATCTGTGACTTCGCTAATGATGAATAAAGATGGTTTCCTGGGAGGGATGTCGGTTAATACAGGAGAGGTGTTTTGTTCTGTTCCTGGTCGTTTGTCTCTGCTCAGTTCAACCTCAAAGTATAAAGTGACGGTGGGAGAAGTTCAAAGACGACTCTCCCCTCCAGAATGCTTAAACGCTTCTCTTCTCGGCGGAGTCCTGCGAAG AGCCAAATCGAAAAATGGGGGGAGATCTTTGCGAGAAAGGCTAGAAAAAATCGGTTTGAATTTACCCGCGGGCAGGCGCAAAGCCGCAAATGTCACTTTACTCACCTCCCTGGTGGAAG GAGAAGCTGTTCATTTAGCTCGGGATTTTGGGTACATTTGCGAAACTGAATTTCCCGCCAAAGCTGTTTCGGAATATCTAAACCGGCAGCACACCGATCCAAGTGATCTGCACTCCCGAAAGAATATGCTCCTGGCTACAAA GCAACTGTGtaaagaatttacagacctgcTCGCCCAGGATAGGACACCTATTGGAAACAGTAGGCCCAGCCCCATTTTGGAACCCGGGATTCAGAGCTGCTTGACCCATTTCAGCCTCATCACCCATGGTTTTGGGGCTCCAGCTATCTGCGCTGCCCTCACAGCACTGCAGAACTACCTGACAGAGGCTCTCAAAGGCATGGACAAGATGTTTTTGAACAACAGCACCACTAACAGGCACACATCTGGGGAAGGACCAGGTAGTAAAACTGGAGACAAGGAggaaaaacacagaaaatga